From the genome of Pukyongia salina, one region includes:
- a CDS encoding RNA polymerase sigma factor has translation MELIKAEILKQVKLAKAGRQSAFSFLLDHFWNEVYGFQLKRVNDEYEAEDIAIESFAKAFDKIETFDESYAFGTWLIAISKNIQIDKSRKKKASIQSQTTDTSEEHVHKIADLSPSPEDKLITEQNLAELLRFIKQLKPHYQDVINLRYFHEMSYNEISEQLKEPLNNVKVRLLRAKKLLSEIITQNHQH, from the coding sequence TTGGAATTGATCAAAGCGGAAATTTTAAAACAGGTGAAGCTGGCGAAAGCCGGGAGGCAAAGTGCCTTTAGTTTTTTATTGGATCATTTTTGGAATGAGGTCTACGGATTTCAGTTAAAACGAGTTAACGACGAATACGAAGCCGAAGACATCGCGATAGAGTCCTTTGCAAAAGCCTTCGATAAGATCGAAACCTTCGATGAGTCCTACGCTTTCGGAACATGGCTCATCGCCATTTCCAAGAATATTCAAATAGATAAAAGCCGTAAGAAAAAAGCCTCTATTCAATCACAAACTACGGACACCAGTGAAGAACATGTACATAAGATCGCCGATCTTTCCCCTTCCCCGGAGGATAAGCTCATCACCGAACAGAACCTGGCAGAACTCCTCCGTTTTATAAAGCAATTAAAACCCCATTACCAGGATGTGATTAACCTACGGTATTTTCATGAAATGAGTTATAATGAGATCTCCGAACAGTTAAAGGAACCCCTAAACAATGTAAAAGTACGTTTGTTACGGGCCAAGAAATTACTTTCCGAGATCATTACACAAAATCATCAGCATTGA
- a CDS encoding glycosyltransferase, which produces MLLILLLAFVVIVNCLYYLYFVPFTFSRTGTKISTAAYPVSVLICAKNEAKNLKDHIPLWLAQDYPEFELILINDASSDKTLEIMEHFAEQDSRIRVVDVKSNEAFWGSKKYALTLGIKKAANKRMVFTDADCRPASSSWIRHMVSQFSEEKQIILGYGGYLRRPGMLNALIRFETIITAIQYFSYALRGNPYMGVGRNLAYTSNVFYAHGGFTSHMNVLSGDDDLFVNKAATATNTALQYHQDSFTYSIPKKKWKHWFQQKKRHSSTASRYKPKHKVLLGAYYIFNVSFWILAILACLYSSWKIAILLIIFRILVQYIIVGKGALLLKESSLIPFIPFLELFLVCLQLSIFISSKTSKRSTWN; this is translated from the coding sequence ATGCTGCTAATTCTTCTGCTCGCATTTGTTGTTATCGTCAATTGTCTTTATTACTTATACTTTGTTCCTTTTACTTTTTCCAGGACAGGAACTAAAATCTCTACTGCCGCATACCCGGTATCTGTACTTATTTGCGCTAAGAATGAAGCCAAAAACCTGAAGGATCATATTCCCTTATGGCTGGCACAGGATTATCCGGAGTTCGAACTTATCCTTATTAATGATGCCTCCAGCGACAAAACGTTGGAGATCATGGAACATTTTGCTGAACAGGATTCCCGAATACGAGTCGTGGATGTAAAAAGTAATGAAGCTTTTTGGGGAAGTAAGAAATATGCACTTACACTAGGTATAAAGAAAGCTGCAAATAAGAGAATGGTATTTACCGATGCCGATTGCCGGCCGGCCAGTTCGTCATGGATTCGCCATATGGTGTCCCAGTTTTCTGAAGAAAAACAAATTATACTGGGATACGGTGGTTATCTAAGGAGACCCGGCATGTTAAATGCTCTAATTAGATTTGAAACCATAATCACTGCCATTCAATATTTTTCTTATGCTTTACGTGGTAATCCGTATATGGGAGTTGGGAGGAACCTCGCCTATACCAGCAATGTGTTTTACGCCCACGGCGGGTTTACTTCGCATATGAATGTGCTTTCGGGTGACGATGATCTTTTCGTAAACAAGGCGGCCACTGCTACTAATACAGCGCTTCAATACCACCAGGATTCTTTCACTTATTCAATTCCGAAGAAAAAATGGAAACATTGGTTCCAACAAAAAAAGAGACATAGTAGTACGGCATCCAGGTATAAACCCAAACACAAGGTATTGTTGGGAGCCTATTACATATTTAATGTATCGTTCTGGATCCTGGCCATTCTTGCGTGCCTTTATAGTAGTTGGAAGATCGCGATCCTCCTTATTATTTTCAGGATACTGGTTCAATATATCATTGTGGGCAAAGGAGCATTGTTGCTAAAAGAATCTTCTCTTATCCCCTTTATCCCTTTCCTCGAATTGTTTTTAGTATGCCTGCAATTGAGTATCTTTATTAGCAGTAAGACTTCAAAACGATCCACTTGGAATTGA
- a CDS encoding Nramp family divalent metal transporter, with protein MKLTLRKLGPGFIFAGAAIGVSHLVQSTRAGADFGFGLLWALLLINAVKYPFFEYGPRYASATGESLLEGYLKMGKGVVYVYLVLTFATMFTIQTAVTIVTAGIASSLFGVGSPVVWTALITLACFTILVLGRYKMLDSLMKFIVIGLTISTIVAVTLAIDPSEGVTFKQILPTEVAGVAFLIAFMGWMPAPLDISIWHSMWTTEKKKLDPSIDPGQSRFDFNVGYITTTVLAVGFLALGAVVMFGSEQMFSDGAGEFANQLIAMYTQSLGEWAKIIIGIAAFTTMFSTSLTTLDGSPRAMHRATELITGRSIKSGYLYWLVILASGTMVIFFFLLSEMKLLVEIATILSFLTAPFYAFFNYRLLSGRHTPATARPGTLLKVYSVTSILILLGFSGWYLSTLL; from the coding sequence TTGAAACTTACCCTTCGAAAACTAGGGCCGGGATTCATCTTCGCCGGGGCTGCGATAGGTGTATCTCATCTGGTACAGTCTACGAGAGCAGGTGCCGATTTTGGCTTCGGACTCCTATGGGCGTTATTACTTATAAACGCGGTAAAATACCCCTTCTTCGAGTATGGTCCACGCTATGCTTCGGCAACGGGGGAATCATTACTTGAAGGGTACCTGAAAATGGGCAAAGGGGTTGTCTACGTGTACCTGGTTTTAACCTTCGCTACCATGTTCACCATTCAAACTGCAGTAACCATTGTAACTGCGGGTATTGCCTCCTCTCTTTTTGGCGTGGGATCACCGGTAGTATGGACAGCGCTCATCACCCTGGCCTGTTTCACTATACTAGTGTTGGGTCGTTACAAGATGCTGGATTCGCTTATGAAATTTATAGTGATAGGGCTTACCATAAGCACCATAGTAGCGGTAACGCTCGCCATAGATCCTTCGGAAGGCGTCACCTTTAAACAAATTCTACCAACCGAGGTAGCCGGCGTCGCCTTCCTGATCGCCTTTATGGGTTGGATGCCTGCTCCCCTGGATATTTCCATATGGCATTCGATGTGGACCACCGAAAAGAAGAAACTGGACCCATCCATCGATCCAGGTCAATCCCGTTTCGATTTTAACGTTGGTTATATAACAACTACTGTCCTTGCCGTTGGTTTCCTCGCCCTTGGCGCTGTGGTGATGTTTGGCAGTGAGCAGATGTTTTCGGACGGTGCCGGAGAATTTGCAAACCAGTTAATAGCGATGTATACACAAAGTCTTGGGGAATGGGCAAAAATAATCATAGGAATAGCTGCCTTCACTACTATGTTCAGTACAAGTCTAACTACGCTGGACGGATCGCCCAGGGCTATGCACCGTGCCACAGAGCTTATTACCGGAAGATCAATTAAAAGCGGCTATTTATACTGGCTTGTTATTCTGGCCTCCGGAACTATGGTTATTTTCTTCTTTCTTCTTTCTGAAATGAAATTATTGGTGGAAATAGCGACGATCCTGTCGTTTCTTACGGCCCCATTCTATGCATTTTTTAATTATAGGTTATTGTCCGGAAGGCATACCCCTGCAACTGCAAGACCTGGGACTTTACTGAAAGTATACAGCGTTACTAGCATCTTGATCCTGCTAGGATTTAGCGGTTGGTATCTTAGCACTCTGTTGTGA
- the lipA gene encoding lipoyl synthase — MEVKTVDTQKPQPKPKWLRVKLPTGKKYTELRGLVDKYNLHTICTSGSCPNMGECWTEGTATFMILGNMCTRSCGFCGVKTGRPQMVDWDEPEKVARSIKIMNIKHAVVTSVDRDDLKDMGSIIWAETVKAIRRMNPETTLETLIPDFQGVTRNIDRIIAVKPEVVSHNMETVKRLTREVRIQAKYERSLEVLRYLKEQGIERTKSGIMLGLGETEEEVIRTLEDLRSVGLDIVTLGQYLQPSKKHLPVKEFIPPEQFRKYEEIGLEMGFRHVESGALVRSSYKAQKHLT; from the coding sequence ATGGAAGTGAAAACTGTAGATACCCAAAAACCACAACCGAAGCCAAAATGGCTTCGTGTAAAACTCCCCACTGGTAAGAAATATACCGAACTGCGTGGGTTAGTAGATAAATATAATCTTCATACCATCTGTACAAGCGGTAGTTGCCCGAATATGGGTGAATGCTGGACGGAAGGTACTGCCACTTTTATGATCCTTGGAAATATGTGCACCCGCTCCTGTGGTTTCTGTGGTGTAAAAACAGGGAGACCACAAATGGTAGACTGGGATGAACCGGAAAAGGTGGCTCGTTCTATCAAGATCATGAATATTAAGCATGCTGTGGTCACTTCGGTGGACCGTGACGACCTGAAAGATATGGGATCTATCATTTGGGCCGAAACAGTAAAGGCGATACGCCGTATGAACCCGGAAACCACTCTGGAGACCTTAATTCCGGATTTTCAAGGAGTTACCCGAAATATAGACCGTATCATTGCTGTAAAACCCGAAGTTGTATCCCACAACATGGAAACAGTAAAACGACTTACAAGAGAAGTGAGAATCCAGGCGAAATACGAAAGAAGTCTGGAAGTACTGCGATATCTGAAAGAACAGGGTATAGAACGTACAAAAAGCGGGATCATGCTGGGATTGGGTGAAACCGAAGAAGAAGTGATACGCACTTTGGAAGACTTGCGTAGTGTTGGACTGGACATCGTAACGCTTGGGCAATATCTTCAACCTTCTAAAAAGCATCTCCCAGTAAAAGAATTCATTCCACCGGAGCAATTCAGGAAATACGAGGAAATCGGACTGGAAATGGGCTTCAGGCACGTTGAAAGCGGTGCCCTGGTAAGATCCTCCTATAAAGCACAAAAACACCTTACATAG
- the gap gene encoding type I glyceraldehyde-3-phosphate dehydrogenase: protein MSKAINIGINGFGRIGRTLFRMLLDHPDIRVVAINDIADSRTMAHLLKYDSIQGVLPYNVDHTGSSIVVDEEEIRYSSKANIAEIPWGKVDFVVDCTGKFKNRNELQAHIDNGASRVILSVPTDDTSIKMVVLGVNDGILVPEDTIISNASCTTNNAAPMLAVIESLCGIEQAYITTVHSYTTDQSLHDQPHRDLRRARAAGQSIVPTTTGAAKALTTIFPDLSTVIGGCGIRVPVANGSLTDITFNVKEKVSIEQVNLAFKNASEGTLKGILQYTEDPIVSVDILGNSHSCVFDAGMTSVIGKMVKIIGWYDNEVGYSSRIVDLILQISRK, encoded by the coding sequence ATGAGCAAAGCAATCAATATCGGCATCAACGGTTTTGGTCGGATTGGTCGTACACTGTTCAGGATGCTGCTGGACCATCCCGACATACGGGTGGTAGCAATCAACGATATTGCCGACTCAAGGACCATGGCGCATTTGTTAAAATACGACAGCATTCAGGGGGTTTTGCCTTACAATGTAGATCATACTGGTAGCTCTATCGTCGTAGACGAAGAGGAAATTCGGTATTCTTCAAAGGCTAATATTGCTGAAATACCCTGGGGTAAGGTCGATTTTGTAGTGGACTGCACAGGAAAATTCAAAAATAGAAATGAATTGCAGGCTCATATCGATAACGGTGCTTCTAGGGTAATTTTATCAGTACCCACGGACGATACCTCTATAAAAATGGTGGTTCTAGGAGTAAATGACGGTATTTTAGTCCCAGAAGACACAATTATCTCCAATGCGTCCTGTACCACAAATAATGCCGCACCCATGTTGGCAGTGATCGAATCCTTGTGTGGTATAGAACAAGCTTATATCACGACCGTACACTCGTATACCACAGATCAGAGCTTGCACGACCAACCGCATCGTGATCTTAGACGCGCCCGTGCTGCTGGACAATCCATAGTACCAACCACCACGGGGGCTGCCAAAGCGTTAACTACAATATTTCCCGATTTATCCACTGTTATTGGAGGTTGCGGCATACGAGTTCCGGTTGCGAACGGCTCTTTAACAGACATTACCTTTAATGTGAAGGAAAAAGTATCAATAGAACAGGTTAATTTGGCCTTTAAAAATGCTTCAGAAGGCACTCTAAAAGGAATTCTCCAGTATACCGAAGATCCTATCGTATCGGTAGATATACTGGGAAATAGCCATTCCTGTGTATTCGATGCGGGGATGACCTCCGTAATAGGAAAAATGGTAAAAATCATAGGTTGGTACGACAACGAAGTAGGGTATTCGTCGAGAATTGTAGATTTAATCCTACAAATTTCGAGGAAATAA